One genomic window of Sphingobacterium oryzagri includes the following:
- a CDS encoding winged helix-turn-helix transcriptional regulator: protein MEDNAFKRDCRKNIRAVHDAMDVLSGKWKVSIIAVLCYSSQQRFSEILSNVEGISNKMLSKELKELESDKLVKRTVLSTQPVTVSYELTPYGKSLKDVIMHLARWGTEHRQEIIAG, encoded by the coding sequence ATGGAAGACAACGCTTTTAAAAGAGATTGCAGAAAAAATATCAGAGCCGTGCATGATGCCATGGATGTTTTGAGCGGGAAGTGGAAGGTTTCCATTATAGCCGTTCTGTGCTATAGTAGTCAGCAAAGATTTTCAGAAATACTTTCGAACGTGGAGGGAATTTCAAACAAGATGCTGAGTAAAGAACTTAAAGAATTAGAGTCTGACAAGCTCGTCAAACGCACGGTATTAAGTACTCAACCTGTTACCGTAAGTTATGAACTCACGCCTTATGGCAAAAGTTTAAAGGATGTAATCATGCATCTGGCTCGATGGGGCACGGAGCACCGCCAGGAAATCATTGCTGGATAG
- a CDS encoding nitroreductase family protein, with the protein MALLNDLNWRYATKKMNGNVVSEEKLNYILEAARLAPSSSGLQQYKLIVVSDKALLEKIQVIAYNQSQITDCSHLLIWAAWDSYSEHRVSERFNEMMDVRGLPHNTMDAYKNTIMDLYEKAGQDWQAHHAAKQSYISFGMAIAAAAEQKVDATPMEGFLADKLDELLQLSGSGYRSTVILTLGYRDETGDWLAGMKKFRLPKEQFVTEVTLADAAEITESVTIDLNDFKLK; encoded by the coding sequence ATGGCTTTATTAAATGATCTTAACTGGCGCTACGCCACAAAAAAAATGAATGGAAATGTCGTTTCCGAAGAAAAACTGAACTACATACTGGAGGCTGCTCGCTTGGCTCCATCGTCTTCCGGATTGCAGCAGTATAAACTGATCGTAGTCTCCGACAAGGCGCTGTTAGAAAAGATTCAGGTAATCGCTTACAACCAAAGTCAAATTACCGACTGTTCGCATTTACTGATCTGGGCTGCCTGGGATAGCTACAGCGAGCATCGTGTGTCCGAGAGGTTTAATGAAATGATGGATGTGCGCGGATTACCGCACAACACGATGGATGCTTATAAAAATACGATTATGGATCTTTACGAAAAGGCGGGGCAAGACTGGCAGGCACATCACGCGGCTAAGCAAAGCTATATTTCCTTTGGAATGGCCATTGCGGCAGCGGCAGAACAAAAGGTCGATGCTACGCCCATGGAAGGGTTTTTGGCCGATAAGCTAGACGAGTTGCTACAGCTTAGCGGAAGCGGTTATCGAAGTACCGTTATTTTGACACTGGGATATCGTGATGAAACGGGTGATTGGTTGGCAGGTATGAAAAAATTCCGACTTCCTAAGGAACAATTTGTGACGGAAGTAACCTTGGCTGATGCTGCGGAGATAACCGAGTCTGTGACAATAGATCTAAATGATTTTAAGCTGAAATAG
- a CDS encoding winged helix-turn-helix transcriptional regulator, translating into MSHFIKETSTNSANKQQLSDKCLVNDTLAYLGKRWLMAVLWEISIGHKQFSSILNQLAGISEHMLASRIRSLENEELITKLPITDTVPLQIHYSVTPKGYALLAIIDTLHQWTARWKDDRKNGKNSEDNRR; encoded by the coding sequence ATGTCACATTTTATTAAGGAAACATCAACCAATTCGGCAAACAAACAACAGCTCAGTGACAAATGTCTTGTAAACGATACGCTAGCTTACCTAGGCAAGCGATGGCTAATGGCTGTTTTGTGGGAAATTTCCATAGGGCATAAGCAATTTTCCAGTATTTTAAACCAACTCGCTGGCATTTCCGAACATATGCTTGCCTCCAGAATCCGCAGCCTTGAAAACGAAGAATTAATAACAAAGCTGCCGATCACAGATACCGTTCCACTTCAAATACATTATTCGGTAACACCAAAAGGCTATGCCTTGCTAGCTATTATAGATACGCTACACCAGTGGACAGCTCGTTGGAAAGACGATCGGAAAAATGGTAAAAATAGCGAAGATAACAGAAGGTAG
- a CDS encoding (R)-mandelonitrile lyase has product MAWVTAAMLLFSCADSNDKQMETTNNALFPIGEKLDNGYFTGDAFLQTLQQKDKNNDFALGSVTFAPGARTNWHVHPKGQVLLVTEGEGWYQEKGKPAQVIKKGDVVNIPEDVEHWHGASANSKMVHIAITNYRGTENVTWLQPVTDVEYAEVNAAHE; this is encoded by the coding sequence ATGGCTTGGGTAACAGCTGCGATGCTGTTGTTTTCCTGCGCCGATTCAAACGATAAACAAATGGAAACAACAAACAACGCATTATTCCCAATCGGGGAAAAGCTCGATAACGGCTATTTTACGGGAGATGCTTTTTTACAGACCCTGCAACAAAAAGACAAAAACAATGATTTTGCGTTAGGCAGCGTTACGTTTGCACCGGGGGCCAGAACAAATTGGCATGTACATCCTAAAGGACAAGTATTGCTGGTTACGGAAGGTGAAGGCTGGTATCAGGAAAAGGGAAAGCCCGCGCAGGTAATTAAAAAAGGCGATGTCGTTAATATCCCTGAGGATGTCGAGCACTGGCACGGCGCGTCTGCCAATAGCAAGATGGTGCATATTGCGATCACCAACTACCGCGGTACGGAAAATGTGACCTGGCTGCAGCCTGTGACCGATGTAGAATATGCCGAGGTAAACGCCGCACATGAATGA
- a CDS encoding carboxymuconolactone decarboxylase family protein yields the protein MNDQLVIFTHEVLSIKSMKTANFLHLILLFALLIQVRPMHAQEINSLDNRQQSLVTIAALTAVGDIKNLKTQLNAGLDAGLTVNEIKEALVQLYAYCGFPRSLNAINSFMQVTEERKASGINDAEGKEATPLIDRSAAYERGRKRLEILTQTAQAQPAPGFGEFAPRIDAFLKEHLFADIFDSDVLDYQQRELVTISALAAMTGTEAQLQSHIGMGMNTGISRQQLITVFDSIENVIGDEQAEKARVVLANYKK from the coding sequence ATGAATGATCAGCTAGTGATCTTTACACATGAAGTTTTATCTATAAAATCGATGAAAACAGCAAACTTTCTACACTTAATCCTACTTTTTGCTTTACTAATACAGGTTCGTCCCATGCATGCACAAGAAATTAACAGTTTGGATAACAGGCAGCAAAGTCTCGTTACGATAGCGGCACTGACAGCAGTGGGCGATATCAAAAATTTGAAAACACAGCTAAATGCAGGTTTAGACGCTGGACTCACCGTTAATGAAATAAAAGAGGCGCTGGTACAATTATATGCTTATTGTGGTTTTCCGCGTAGCCTTAACGCGATCAATAGCTTTATGCAGGTAACTGAAGAGCGGAAGGCCAGCGGCATAAACGATGCAGAAGGCAAAGAAGCAACGCCATTAATAGACCGTTCCGCAGCGTATGAACGCGGGAGGAAAAGGCTCGAGATATTGACGCAAACAGCACAAGCACAACCGGCACCTGGTTTTGGAGAATTTGCACCACGCATTGATGCGTTTTTAAAAGAACATCTTTTTGCGGATATTTTCGACAGCGATGTGCTGGATTACCAGCAAAGGGAGTTAGTGACCATCTCTGCCCTGGCGGCAATGACAGGCACGGAAGCACAGTTGCAATCGCATATTGGTATGGGAATGAATACTGGTATCAGCAGGCAGCAACTGATTACGGTGTTTGATAGCATTGAAAACGTCATAGGAGACGAGCAGGCCGAAAAAGCGAGGGTCGTTTTAGCAAATTACAAGAAGTAA
- a CDS encoding tetratricopeptide repeat protein, with the protein MKQLPQLLLYFLVFTAYCARAQDRSLENTKQETGSFQTGTDLFNKGDYAGAINNFKELAQKHPSDSAFSTLGYAYLLTENYPLALEAVNKSLAYNDERAATYTIRGMIYRKQEEFDLAIADFTKAIALAPDETAAYTNRQEAYMNKGYFQQVIDDCSKIISIEPTNQRAYRNRATAYFFMQNIDHSIADATKAVQLDSTDIQAYKVRAGAYMMQNEQYDRALADFNRVIALDSGVAEHFANRAAIYVYKADYPAAIADFTRAIGLDPTTQAATYGERGKAYVFSGDLERALQDFDKAVALEPSNGEYHRNRGRGLFYMKKYDLAILAYTQAIELNPEDADAWTYRAEAYEKSGNASSAEADRMKAREMAD; encoded by the coding sequence ATGAAACAACTACCGCAACTTCTTTTATACTTCTTAGTTTTCACAGCCTACTGCGCGCGAGCACAAGATCGTTCTCTGGAAAACACCAAACAGGAAACAGGGAGCTTTCAAACAGGAACGGATCTGTTCAACAAAGGGGATTACGCCGGGGCGATCAACAATTTTAAGGAGTTGGCGCAAAAACACCCTTCTGATTCGGCATTCAGCACATTGGGGTACGCTTATCTGCTTACGGAAAACTACCCCCTCGCGCTCGAGGCAGTAAACAAATCTTTAGCGTATAACGACGAGCGCGCAGCAACCTATACTATACGCGGCATGATTTATCGTAAACAGGAAGAATTTGATCTGGCGATCGCAGACTTTACCAAAGCCATAGCGCTCGCTCCTGACGAGACGGCGGCCTATACCAACCGGCAGGAGGCCTACATGAATAAGGGTTATTTTCAACAGGTGATCGATGATTGCAGCAAGATAATATCGATAGAACCAACAAACCAACGTGCTTATCGAAATCGTGCTACGGCTTACTTTTTTATGCAAAACATAGATCATAGTATAGCAGATGCCACCAAAGCAGTGCAGCTTGATTCGACCGATATACAGGCCTACAAAGTGCGCGCGGGGGCTTATATGATGCAGAACGAGCAGTATGATCGGGCATTAGCAGATTTTAACCGCGTTATTGCACTGGACAGTGGCGTGGCAGAACATTTTGCTAATCGTGCGGCTATTTACGTTTACAAAGCGGATTATCCTGCCGCCATTGCCGACTTTACCAGGGCCATCGGGCTAGACCCCACAACACAAGCTGCTACTTATGGGGAACGTGGAAAAGCTTATGTCTTTAGCGGCGATCTGGAACGTGCGCTGCAAGATTTTGATAAGGCCGTGGCACTGGAGCCATCCAACGGCGAATATCACCGAAACCGTGGCAGGGGTTTATTCTACATGAAAAAATACGACCTTGCTATCTTGGCTTACACCCAAGCGATCGAATTAAATCCCGAGGACGCCGATGCATGGACATACCGAGCGGAAGCCTACGAAAAAAGCGGCAACGCTTCATCGGCGGAAGCCGACCGGATGAAAGCAAGGGAAATGGCCGATTAA
- the hxlB gene encoding 6-phospho-3-hexuloisomerase, which yields MENKTNTTEYLELILAEQQALAGLIDADVLAAFESELQGAKRLFFAGAGRTGLALKMAAMRFMHLGFVVHVVGETTTPAILEGDVLIVGSGSGTTATLVAAAEKAKQQEARLVAITADPKSKLAQLADQCLLLPAAVKTDFGTGNSQQYAGSLFEQAVLIVLDAVFMSVWKASGLTKEELWPKHANLE from the coding sequence ATGGAAAATAAAACGAACACGACGGAATACCTCGAATTAATCTTAGCAGAACAACAGGCGCTTGCTGGGCTCATAGATGCTGATGTATTAGCGGCTTTTGAAAGCGAACTGCAAGGCGCAAAAAGACTGTTCTTTGCCGGAGCGGGCCGCACCGGACTCGCGTTAAAAATGGCAGCGATGCGTTTCATGCATCTTGGTTTTGTGGTGCACGTGGTCGGCGAGACAACGACGCCAGCCATACTGGAAGGCGATGTTTTGATCGTTGGCTCCGGTTCCGGAACCACCGCTACGCTTGTTGCTGCCGCAGAAAAGGCCAAGCAACAAGAGGCGCGACTTGTAGCGATCACGGCCGATCCAAAAAGCAAGCTGGCACAACTTGCTGACCAGTGTTTGCTGCTACCCGCTGCGGTAAAGACCGATTTCGGCACAGGCAATTCTCAGCAATATGCCGGAAGTCTCTTTGAGCAGGCGGTACTCATCGTTTTAGATGCGGTTTTTATGTCCGTATGGAAAGCCTCCGGACTTACCAAAGAAGAGCTGTGGCCCAAACATGCCAATCTAGAATAA
- the hxlA gene encoding 3-hexulose-6-phosphate synthase, which yields MAKLQVAIDLLTTEAALALAGKVAPYVDIIELGTPLIKAEGISVITAMKSAHPDKLVFADMKTPDAGALEAEIAFNAGADLITVMGAVDDATIKGAIETAKKLGKQVVVDTIGVKDRVQRAKEVTAFGVAFVELHAGLDEQALPGYSVQTLINEGKEAQVPFSVAGGVNLHTIKDVVAAGAQVVVAGAAIYGAEDPAAAAKALKAAIEA from the coding sequence ATGGCAAAATTACAAGTTGCAATCGACCTATTAACAACAGAAGCCGCTTTAGCACTAGCAGGCAAAGTAGCACCTTACGTAGATATTATCGAACTCGGCACACCATTAATCAAAGCCGAGGGAATAAGCGTAATTACAGCTATGAAAAGTGCTCATCCAGACAAGTTGGTTTTTGCAGACATGAAAACGCCAGATGCCGGCGCATTAGAAGCGGAGATCGCATTCAATGCAGGCGCAGACCTTATTACCGTGATGGGCGCTGTAGATGACGCGACAATCAAAGGCGCTATCGAAACCGCAAAAAAATTGGGCAAGCAAGTGGTGGTAGATACCATCGGTGTTAAAGACCGTGTACAGCGCGCAAAAGAAGTCACTGCATTTGGTGTGGCATTTGTTGAGTTGCATGCCGGACTTGATGAGCAAGCTTTGCCGGGCTATTCGGTACAAACATTGATCAACGAAGGAAAAGAAGCACAAGTGCCATTTTCTGTCGCTGGTGGTGTAAACTTACATACCATTAAAGATGTGGTTGCTGCTGGTGCACAAGTTGTGGTTGCCGGTGCTGCAATTTATGGCGCTGAAGATCCTGCTGCTGCGGCAAAAGCTTTGAAAGCGGCTATCGAAGCGTAA
- the gndA gene encoding NADP-dependent phosphogluconate dehydrogenase, producing MNNYNFGIVGLGVMGRNLLLNMADNGFAVAGLDLDPEKAQSLAAEAAEGHTIKVTTQAAEFVAALQQPRAIMLLVPAGKPVDAAIASLLAYLDKGDIIIDGGNTYFPDTDRRFNELAIQGIHFFGMGISGGERGARRGPSMMPGGDRKAYETLRPIFEAVAAKVNGEPCVEFLGNGSAGNYVKMVHNGIEYGIMQLIAETYDLMKRLYGFDNQTIQQTFEQWNKEELNSFLIEITAQILKKKEGDHYLVDLISDWAKSKGTGKWTSQNAMDLQVPVPVIDAAVNMRDISKYKPERAEAAKLLVWEGEAVESPSAALIARLKDALYFAIITTYAQGLAQLTVASETYSYELDLEVVTKIWRGGCIIRAELLEDFRKAYANNPALRNILLDPSVAEKLVATQASMRAILQDAIANGIPASGYVNALSYVDAYRSEKLPTNIIQAQRDYFGAHTYERIDQEGIFHTRWD from the coding sequence ATGAACAATTACAATTTTGGAATCGTTGGACTTGGCGTTATGGGGCGAAACCTGCTCCTAAACATGGCTGACAACGGGTTTGCCGTAGCAGGATTGGATCTTGATCCTGAAAAAGCACAGTCTTTAGCGGCTGAGGCAGCTGAAGGGCATACCATTAAGGTAACGACGCAAGCAGCAGAATTTGTTGCCGCATTGCAACAACCGAGAGCGATTATGTTGTTGGTTCCAGCCGGCAAGCCTGTCGATGCAGCGATAGCAAGTTTGCTTGCGTATTTAGATAAAGGCGATATTATTATCGATGGCGGAAATACCTACTTTCCAGATACTGACAGACGATTTAACGAACTTGCCATCCAAGGTATTCATTTCTTCGGAATGGGTATTTCCGGTGGTGAGCGCGGCGCACGTCGTGGACCAAGTATGATGCCGGGTGGCGATAGAAAAGCGTACGAAACGTTGCGCCCGATATTTGAAGCGGTTGCGGCAAAGGTAAACGGTGAGCCTTGTGTGGAGTTTTTGGGTAATGGCTCTGCCGGTAATTACGTAAAAATGGTGCATAATGGCATCGAATATGGTATCATGCAGTTGATCGCCGAGACTTACGACCTGATGAAGCGACTTTACGGCTTCGATAACCAAACGATACAACAAACTTTTGAGCAGTGGAATAAAGAAGAACTCAATTCTTTTTTAATCGAGATAACGGCGCAGATATTAAAGAAAAAAGAAGGTGATCATTACCTGGTTGATCTGATTTCGGATTGGGCAAAATCAAAAGGAACGGGCAAATGGACATCGCAGAATGCGATGGATCTGCAAGTTCCGGTTCCGGTGATCGATGCGGCGGTAAACATGCGTGATATATCTAAATATAAACCAGAACGTGCCGAAGCGGCCAAATTATTGGTTTGGGAAGGTGAGGCGGTGGAGTCGCCAAGTGCTGCGCTTATCGCTCGACTCAAAGACGCCTTGTATTTTGCCATTATCACAACTTATGCACAAGGTTTGGCACAGCTTACGGTTGCGTCCGAAACGTATAGCTATGAGTTAGATCTTGAAGTGGTTACTAAAATCTGGCGTGGTGGATGTATTATCCGCGCAGAATTACTGGAAGATTTCAGAAAAGCTTACGCCAATAACCCAGCTTTGCGCAACATCCTGTTAGATCCATCGGTTGCCGAAAAATTAGTCGCTACACAGGCTAGTATGCGCGCGATTTTGCAAGATGCAATTGCAAATGGTATTCCGGCTTCGGGCTATGTCAATGCACTTTCGTATGTGGATGCTTATCGTTCTGAAAAGTTACCAACGAATATTATTCAGGCGCAACGCGATTATTTTGGTGCACACACCTATGAACGTATCGACCAGGAAGGGATTTTTCATACCCGTTGGGATTAA
- the zwf gene encoding glucose-6-phosphate dehydrogenase, which produces MTHDTLIKPTSIVVFGGTGDLAKRKLFPAFFNLYIDGRMPQQFQIIALGRQKYELEAFRDYVHDNIMAFSRNTNFLPEQWNDFKEHITFFNANINDDQSYQELRGLVEQNDASWGVRGNRLFYLSIAPNFIDKVSTGLKNFGLADNTTGDRIIFEKPFGYDKSSAIELNKLLARTFHEEQIYRIDHYLGKETVQNILAFRFGNSIFEPLWNNRHIDSVQITVAEQVGVENRGEYYDHSGALRDMIQNHLLQILCMVAMDAPNEFESEQIRDKKAELLKSVRRIKREDINHYTVRAQYAAGTINGQAKKGYKEEPGVNPNSTTETFVAMKFYIDNARWQGVPFYMRTGKSLRQKHSAVVINFKDITKTKFPANRGDIENNQLTINIQPEMDIRLSFMTKQPGLDMEMKPAEMVFDYFQCAPNSPEAYETLLLDVLDGDSTLFMRSDQVEEAWDIIETIQDEWEHGDLSPIYTYPAGSWGPEEADELLKRQGHRWLSSVPQTTKLETEKDGTAV; this is translated from the coding sequence ATGACGCACGATACATTAATAAAGCCCACATCCATCGTTGTTTTTGGCGGTACAGGCGATTTGGCAAAAAGAAAATTGTTTCCGGCTTTCTTCAATCTTTATATAGACGGACGGATGCCGCAGCAATTTCAGATTATAGCCTTGGGACGTCAAAAGTACGAGCTGGAAGCTTTTCGGGATTATGTTCACGATAACATCATGGCTTTTTCCCGAAATACGAATTTCTTGCCCGAGCAGTGGAACGATTTTAAAGAACACATCACGTTTTTTAATGCGAATATCAACGACGATCAATCCTATCAGGAGTTACGCGGCTTAGTTGAGCAAAATGATGCAAGCTGGGGTGTTCGCGGTAACCGCCTGTTTTACCTTTCGATTGCGCCAAATTTTATAGATAAGGTTTCTACCGGACTTAAAAATTTTGGATTGGCAGATAACACCACTGGTGACCGTATTATTTTTGAAAAGCCATTTGGCTATGACAAGTCTTCGGCTATCGAACTGAATAAATTGCTCGCCAGGACTTTCCATGAGGAACAAATCTATCGCATCGATCACTACCTGGGAAAAGAAACGGTACAAAATATCCTGGCTTTCCGTTTTGGCAATTCCATTTTCGAGCCTCTTTGGAATAACAGACATATCGACTCGGTGCAGATTACCGTGGCCGAGCAGGTGGGCGTCGAAAATCGGGGGGAGTATTACGATCATTCCGGCGCGTTGCGCGATATGATCCAAAATCATTTGCTCCAGATTCTTTGTATGGTCGCTATGGATGCGCCCAATGAATTTGAGTCCGAACAGATTCGTGACAAGAAAGCCGAATTACTGAAATCCGTCAGGCGTATAAAGCGCGAAGATATCAACCACTATACCGTCAGAGCGCAATATGCTGCCGGCACCATCAATGGTCAGGCAAAAAAGGGCTATAAAGAGGAGCCAGGCGTCAATCCAAATTCGACGACAGAAACATTCGTAGCGATGAAGTTCTACATCGACAATGCGCGCTGGCAAGGTGTGCCTTTCTACATGCGCACTGGTAAAAGCTTACGGCAGAAGCATTCGGCGGTGGTGATCAACTTTAAAGATATTACGAAAACCAAGTTTCCTGCCAATCGCGGCGATATCGAGAATAACCAGTTGACCATTAACATTCAGCCGGAAATGGATATTCGTTTGTCGTTTATGACGAAGCAACCGGGATTGGATATGGAGATGAAACCAGCGGAAATGGTGTTTGATTATTTCCAATGTGCGCCAAATAGTCCAGAAGCTTACGAAACGTTGCTACTCGATGTATTAGATGGCGACTCGACTTTATTCATGCGTTCTGATCAGGTCGAAGAGGCCTGGGATATCATCGAGACGATACAAGACGAGTGGGAACATGGCGATCTGTCGCCAATATATACCTATCCTGCCGGAAGTTGGGGCCCGGAAGAAGCGGATGAATTATTGAAAAGACAAGGACACAGATGGTTGTCTAGTGTTCCGCAAACAACAAAACTTGAAACAGAAAAAGATGGTACAGCAGTTTAA
- the pgl gene encoding 6-phosphogluconolactonase, with the protein MKQKKMVQQFKSSNEIFEAAAALFVQCAKKAIADKGQFSVALTGGSSPIGLHHLLASDEYRHEIDWSKVLIFWGDERWVPLDDDLSNAKMAYETLLDNVPVTQAHIFPMFQEGTEPKAYAAKYEAILKEKLGDGGALDFIFLGMGDDGHTASLFPHTAVLHEQEKWVDAYYLEPQKMYRITLTAPFINRAENIVVISFGEKKANALQEVVQGVYHPEQYPTQLLKPSSGKLIFMVDEAAAKNFTQ; encoded by the coding sequence TTGAAACAGAAAAAGATGGTACAGCAGTTTAAATCATCCAACGAAATATTTGAAGCCGCGGCAGCCTTATTCGTGCAGTGTGCTAAAAAAGCGATTGCAGACAAAGGACAGTTTTCTGTTGCGCTTACTGGCGGTTCATCTCCGATAGGATTACACCATTTGTTGGCATCAGACGAATACCGCCATGAAATTGATTGGTCGAAGGTGCTTATATTTTGGGGTGATGAGCGTTGGGTGCCGCTAGACGACGATTTGAGTAATGCAAAGATGGCTTACGAAACGCTGCTCGATAACGTTCCCGTAACGCAAGCGCATATCTTTCCGATGTTCCAGGAAGGCACAGAACCGAAAGCTTATGCTGCAAAGTACGAGGCGATATTGAAAGAGAAACTGGGGGACGGCGGTGCCCTAGATTTTATCTTTCTAGGCATGGGGGATGATGGCCACACGGCCTCGTTATTTCCCCATACCGCTGTTCTTCATGAGCAGGAAAAATGGGTAGATGCCTATTATTTGGAGCCGCAGAAGATGTATCGCATCACGTTGACCGCTCCTTTTATTAATCGGGCAGAAAACATCGTGGTGATCAGTTTCGGCGAGAAAAAAGCAAATGCATTGCAAGAAGTTGTGCAAGGGGTATACCATCCGGAGCAATACCCCACTCAATTGTTAAAACCGAGCAGCGGCAAACTTATTTTTATGGTAGATGAAGCTGCGGCTAAAAATTTTACGCAGTAA
- a CDS encoding AraC family transcriptional regulator, which yields MVTKHLKAIQHQAERAITPFHIFDLSAKELAAYKEPHTKDHFCLMYISQGQMKMQVEDRRYDVGERSVCIIFPEQLSSKELLSPHLSGKLILFDEVLFCSDILKNELSIYNHNISVKLNCITLTEAEAQQIEMLLQHIEQLYADLTSIKKEQARFFIKIVLLKLVEFAHMHSDITLPTNENAKIYARFLDLLERNFKTERAVAWYAAQLRISTKKLNSITKKLAGLTAIETIHARIMNEIKQLLLLSKYSHKEIAFELGFNSPAALNKFVRAKLDETPTDLQNQLAQMYHT from the coding sequence ATGGTTACTAAGCATTTAAAAGCTATCCAACATCAAGCAGAAAGGGCGATTACGCCCTTTCATATTTTTGATTTAAGCGCTAAGGAATTGGCGGCCTATAAAGAACCGCATACCAAAGATCACTTTTGCCTGATGTATATCAGCCAGGGGCAAATGAAAATGCAGGTTGAAGATCGTCGTTACGATGTGGGCGAACGAAGCGTATGCATTATTTTTCCGGAGCAATTATCTTCCAAAGAACTGCTGAGTCCTCATCTTTCCGGTAAACTGATTTTGTTTGATGAGGTACTCTTTTGTTCGGATATCCTGAAGAATGAGTTGAGCATTTACAATCACAACATTTCGGTCAAGCTTAACTGCATTACGTTAACGGAAGCAGAAGCTCAGCAAATCGAAATGCTCCTGCAGCATATTGAGCAGCTCTATGCAGATCTGACGTCGATAAAAAAAGAACAAGCACGCTTTTTTATCAAGATTGTCTTACTAAAACTGGTAGAGTTTGCGCATATGCATAGCGACATTACGTTACCGACCAACGAAAATGCAAAGATTTATGCTCGGTTTTTGGACCTGTTGGAGCGTAATTTTAAAACGGAGCGTGCCGTGGCCTGGTATGCGGCTCAACTCCGTATCTCTACCAAAAAGCTGAACAGCATCACGAAAAAATTGGCGGGGCTGACAGCGATCGAGACTATTCACGCCCGCATTATGAATGAAATCAAGCAATTGCTTTTATTGTCAAAATACTCCCACAAAGAAATTGCGTTTGAACTAGGCTTCAATTCGCCTGCGGCGCTCAATAAATTTGTACGCGCTAAACTAGACGAGACGCCTACCGACCTTCAAAATCAGTTAGCACAAATGTATCATACCTAA
- a CDS encoding Crp/Fnr family transcriptional regulator: MFEELFTHIEEKVTLTSADKEQIATYFLPKRLRRRQYALQEGDVCKYLTFVSRGLLKSFKVDEKGNERISLFAWEGWWISDFNSFIHQEAAELNIDAVEDTDLLLISREHYDKLLADVPIMERYFRILYQNSLVTKDKRLISANGDSAEMRYMKLAEAMPDMLQRIPQNLIASYLGLAPETLSRIKKK, translated from the coding sequence ATGTTTGAAGAACTGTTTACACATATAGAAGAAAAGGTGACGTTGACATCGGCTGATAAGGAGCAGATAGCAACGTATTTTTTGCCAAAACGCTTGCGCCGCAGGCAATACGCCTTGCAGGAGGGCGATGTATGCAAATACCTTACTTTCGTGAGCCGCGGATTACTGAAATCATTTAAAGTCGACGAAAAAGGTAACGAACGTATTTCCCTTTTTGCCTGGGAAGGCTGGTGGATTTCAGATTTCAATAGCTTCATACATCAAGAAGCAGCCGAGCTCAATATTGATGCCGTGGAAGATACCGATTTATTGCTGATCAGTCGAGAGCACTATGACAAGCTGTTGGCAGATGTCCCAATTATGGAGCGTTATTTTCGCATCCTTTACCAAAACAGCCTGGTGACGAAGGATAAACGATTGATTAGCGCCAACGGCGATTCTGCTGAAATGCGCTACATGAAATTGGCAGAGGCCATGCCTGATATGCTGCAACGCATACCACAAAATTTAATTGCCTCCTACCTCGGGCTTGCTCCTGAAACACTCAGCCGGATTAAAAAGAAATAG